TCCCCAGCGGGCGGAACCCGCAGCTTCCTTCCCTCCTTCCGATCGATCCCCGCGCATCCTGGGGGAAACCGAGATCTCCGAGCATGCCCCGGAGGCCGTGCAGACCCCAGAGCTCCCCGGGGACCAGGAGGCGCCGTTGCAGATCGCCCCGGCGGGACCGAAATGGACCCTTCCCCGCCTGGAGGAAATCCTGGATCCCGAAGAAGAAGTGGAAATCGACGAAGCGGATCTCCGGGAGAAGGCCCATATCATCGAAGAGACATTGCGCAGCCTGGGGGTCGAAGCCCGGGTAGTGGAGGTCCAGCGCGGGCCCACGGTGACCCTCTTCGGCCTGGAACCCGGCCAGATCTCCCGGGGAGGCCGCTCCACCCGGGTGAAGGTGGGGCAGATCGCGGCGCTGGCGGACGACCTGGCGCTGGCCCTCTCCGCCCGCGCGGTCCGGGTCCTGGCCCCTATCCCGGGCCGGGGCCTGGTGGGGATCGAGGTTCCCAACGAGCGGGCGGCCCTGGTTCGGTTGCGGGAAGTGATGGAAAGCGAAGCCTATCGCGCGATGGCCTCCCCGCTGCGGCTGCCCCTCGGGCAAACGGTCTCCGGCGAGCCCCTGGTGGCCGATCTCACCGCTATGCCGCACCTTCTGATCGCGGGAGCGACCGGCTCCGGGAAATCCGTGGCCCTGAATGCGATCCTGGTCTCGCTGCTGTGCACGTGCACGCCGGATGATCTGCGACTGATCCTCATCGATCCCAAGCGGGTCGAGCTGACACCCTATAACGGCATCCCGCATCTCTGGACCCCGGTGGTGGTGGAGATCGAGAAAGTGCCCCGGGTGCTCCAGGAGGCCATGCGGGAGATGGAGCGTCGATACCGTGTGTTCGCCGCCGTCGGCGCGCGCCACATCGCGGATTACAACCGGCGGGCGGAAGAGCGGGGCGAGCCCCGCATGCCGTATCTGGTCATCGTGGTGGATGAGCTGGCAGATCTGATGATCACCGCGCCGGAG
This DNA window, taken from Thermoflexus sp., encodes the following:
- a CDS encoding DNA translocase FtsK codes for the protein MSRSKKRAVAERRRTKGGARERTSGARRTTSSKGPLRWRPALTLDQQLDLLGLILFLGGILVAFGLLAPQRMPGLSSFLLGLIHGFGGGVFAFPLGLIAGGAWLLVRRFEQVPQPRMSLLLGLLLLYGSLLMILDGLGGMGGAVGAALVRGLTENLGPIGAWLVWLGMIGAGLMGTFRLSPERPLEWGIRGLRRLRDLPPGRSAGEDLPIPLPQRAEPAASFPPSDRSPRILGETEISEHAPEAVQTPELPGDQEAPLQIAPAGPKWTLPRLEEILDPEEEVEIDEADLREKAHIIEETLRSLGVEARVVEVQRGPTVTLFGLEPGQISRGGRSTRVKVGQIAALADDLALALSARAVRVLAPIPGRGLVGIEVPNERAALVRLREVMESEAYRAMASPLRLPLGQTVSGEPLVADLTAMPHLLIAGATGSGKSVALNAILVSLLCTCTPDDLRLILIDPKRVELTPYNGIPHLWTPVVVEIEKVPRVLQEAMREMERRYRVFAAVGARHIADYNRRAEERGEPRMPYLVIVVDELADLMITAPEETERRITRLAQMARATGIHLVIATQRPSVDVVTGLIKANFPARIA